The sequence CGAACCGGACTCCAATATTCCACCCGGTCTTTGAAACGTATTGAAGCAACCCTAGTGGATAATATAGTGGAACTTTGGTTTTTGTAGTATGTCcgatatttttttggggtttaaatttttgtttttgttcgtCAGCTTTTCATGTCCCCCATTTGACACGCATTCATGCAGAAATTTGTGCATAACTTAaaatctgtcaaaaaaaaaatctaaatctaCTAGCGGTATTATGATGGCAACAAATgatttccttgttttttctcaaactttGAGTTGTCCTCAAACACAAGCCATGCACTCGTAATTCAGCCTTGCGGGCACAGCATTTAAAAATGCCAGAAAATACTAAATGAACCCGCCAATGAACAATAACCGCCACGAATGAACTTAAAGTACCTTTTGAGGAGACAGACAAATAAGTCGTAGTGACGTTTCTGACTTATGTCTTCTTCCTCATCGGGACAAGTGGAGTCACGGCGGGCATTCGCGAGGAATGATGAGATGATCTAAACACGGCAGCATGAGTCACAGTGCTGATGAATTATTCAAAGAAGCCATAGCGCTCtccatttttgtttccaaagAGTTCATCTGTGATGATGAGGTCATACACTAAATATTGCAGGCTGGTTCTGATCCCACAATTTGTACTGGggttcttttttgtctttattttggaGAGATTCTCCTACTTTAAACTTGCTCACGGGGGAGAGGGGACGGTCTTGCATCTAAATGATGTGATTATCGGTGGCACTGCCGGCTGAAATCAGGGTGAAGGCGGCACGCAGGATCCGAGAGGTGCTTTTACTCCTCGGCACACTGAGCCGACGCGTCAAACGGGGGAACGAGGCTTGGATTCATAATTGATAAATCGGACCAGATAGGAGCAAATAATAGAACAAATGGAGTTACCAGATAAGCTAACAGTTAGCCTAGCATCTTCTATTTCTTCTTCTACGCCTGCCTACACTTTGTATTTTCGGTTTTACAATCGGGAACTAGAAATTAGAAGAGTAGAAAGTTAATTCACACAAGGAAAAAATCTGTATTGGGATATATATAGTCTTTAAACTTTTTCTGTATCAAAAGTACTTAGTAGTATCGGTGCTTAGTATCGGTGGAAAGAAACCAGTGTATCTTCACGACAGGCCTTGATGGTGAAATTCGTCGACGCGATGACAGGCAGACATTTATTCAACTTCAAGAGCAGCATTACTAATGTCcaactgtgcaaaaaaaaagaaagctgtcAAATTGTGTCACATTGAGATTAAGCATGATGGATAAAATTCCCCGAAGACATCCCGGTGTTTGCACAACGTGTCCTTTCTTTTAATCAGCAAAACCTCCCAGTGGTGTCGTAGCCTAACATTTGCTAAAAGGTCAGACATGTCTCCTCTTGTTAGCCGGGACTAAATATTTGTCACTCGGCAGCGCAGTCAGCGGCAAAAAGCACTTTCCCCTCTCATCCGTCTCAAGCCTGAAGCTGTCAATCAGGTGACAGGGTGCTTTTATTTCGCCtccctttcaacatttccctcACGTCTTTGTCTAGTCGTACGTTTATCAGCAAGATGTAGAAGTTTAGAGAACTTTCAGTGTCTCGATGGATTGTTTTGGACTTATAAAGAAAAAGCACTCACTACAAAATGAGTGAGATAGTATCTTCAGCctggttttattttcacagtGACTGAAAAAGGGACTGGCTAATTAAAAGGCGCCTAATTGTTGTGCTCAGCCAAATTAGTTCCGCTCGGGCAAACGATACACCTGCAGACGCCGCGGGGCTTCAAGCCAATATTATCCAAGGAAGTCGACACTTTCTGCTTGGCTCGTTTTCTTTAGCCGCTGGCCTCAGCTGTCATAATAAACACGTTCGACATGGAGCCGCTCCAAAGAGAGTACATCTTGGGAGACGGTTTTAAAAATTGTCTATTCCTTGAACAATCGTGGGTTGACCAGTGCTgtactcattaaaaaaatatatatatatatatatcatgcTATAGATGGATAGAATGAATCTTGGCACAGAGATTGACACCAagacaatatttttatattcgaCATGTCCTGagcacaaataaacaaacagggCTCCGTGTCCTATCCAAATAATAAATGGTATAAATAATAAGTAAGCACTGTGTACAGCGAAATTGCTTCCTGCGAATTTTAATGGACTGTTTTGAATTCATAAGCACTGGAAATCTTCTCCATTGAATTCCAAATGTCAACAGCATACTGAATTTTGCATCATCGTTGGTCTGCATGTCCTTACTGTCATCAACCTTGACTCGACTCTACCCCCACTAGGTATCCGTTCCCCACGGTGTTCAGCACGTGCAGCAAGAAGGACCTCGCTGccagtctggagaaaggcgtGGGCATGTGTCTGGACAACATGCCCGAGGTCAAGGTGCTCTACGGCGGCCAGAAGTGCGGCAACGGCTAcgtggaggaaggggaggaGTGTGACTGCGGGGAGCCCGAGGTAAAGAAACGATACCATTTCCTCATCAAACATCGTAACATTCAATGTCGTAAAATGGCAAATGGAAATGAACATGGATGTTACAGTAATTAtaaatcttttaaaaatatgttacTTATACACACATGGAGCAGCAAGGGTACAACAAACACCAAAATATTGAATCCAGTCATATAATTTCACCCATCAAAAGTCTGTTAGCTTCATGCTATCATATGATAACGGAACTTGGCCTGgatgttattgtatttatgaATAGAAAATAAGTAACGCACTGcataatgaaattaaaataaaaccaaaatgaagtCAAAGAAGGAAGCCAATCACTTCTAATGAAAGTCCATTAGCGTCATGCTAACATGTAATGCAAAATGCTGTTAATCGGCTAACAGAAATGAGCATAGACGTTGTTTTAACATCAACTTTGCAGTTTCGCCTCACTTTGACAGTTATTGTGACTCGctataaatgtattaaaaaaaaaaaacaactaaaggAACAGCTAGCCACACCAGTTGTGCTTTCCAAGAATTTTTCCTTCCACGCCACCTTATGCGAACCCCGCCGTCCGATGCTCAGTCACCGGTGTGACAGGCTATCGTGCTGGTGTCATTCCCCAGTCACAGGACCATTCATCAAGTCGCTCTCCAGTGGTGTGACAAAAAGGGAAAGTTTGATCGGGTCCAGGCCGAAACAAACTTTCCCCGGTTTTTGCCGCCATCATACGAGCAAGCGCCGATGCGCGAATCCATCACGTGCACTCGTACGCAATGCGGGACACCTCGTTGGCGCAGAATCGCAGCCGCCCGTGTCGTAAAAGGCGACTCAGGCACAAGCTGTAAGACACGGACTTCAGTCGATGATTGATCATcgctgcattttcttttttttttaacaaatggaTCGGCCCCCCATAGAGTACGGACCTCCCTCAAGGCTGAACAATTGTAATTTCAATCTTCTATACCAAAGACACACGACTGCTCGTCATTAGCATTCATGCAGTATTCACTCACGAAATGTTGTGTCCATAAAATGCCCTTCGGATTCTTTCTTTGCGTAATCGGAATATTAGAAGCACTTCCATTTGATGATAAAACCTCTTTTGtaggatgattttttttttttttttttttaacattaatcATTATGGTAGATGAGTTTTTGAGGTGGTCCACAACAGACGCACGGCATTTTGAATTGGTTTGATGTGCGGAAATATAAAGTCAAAGTGCTGCTCTATTTGCTACGGGACGAATTGTCGACTTAAGTTTGCGGTGTCATTTGTGCATAATGTCGCTGCCTGTTTGATGTGCAAGCGCGCTCATACGAGGAGATGAAAGCCGCCTTTTGTGTcctctgtaaacaaaaagGCTTCTGTCAGGGCCGAGAGATAAACAGTCCCTCTCCTTTCAGCTGTCGGCCCGCGACGCTTCTCTGCGTTACCTCCGAGACCCACCAAACATCTGCACCGAGACCACGAAAGCGAGTTAAATTCTTTTGCGTGATGGCGCGATGCGTGACTTACTCGGAGAAATAAAGCTGATGTGTTTTGGCATctaataaaagataaaaatcgCCCCGGGGTCTTTTGGCTTCTTTTTGGAGGGTAGGGGCGGGGGGTTGTCACCGTGGAGAATCTTTGCCTCAAAATGTTCTGTCCACCGTAGGCCGAGTCAGTTTATGTCACATCACACTTGAAGATCTCCAGAGAGAGAGGTCTGCACTCCCAATTTAGATTTTGTCCAAAATCCAGCAAGGGCTCCCTCCACAAGTCCCAAATGTAAAACATATGAGACCTTGATGTAGTTCTAACAGATCAAACCCTGAAACAACGCCAGCTTTGCTCTTGGTGTGAGTGGAGATCAGGTCCACGTTCCGATTAACACAGCGGTCGgtcccaactttttttttttttttatgtatgtatcAGTTTCACATTAAGCAATATTCAGGCAGAATGGCGGAAACCCTGACATttaaacaggggtgtgtagacttttgatatcCACTCGGAAATGTATCTTGGTTGCCACCATATGAGAAAATCCTGTGAAATGAGAGCAAGTATGACTTCTGATATTGtctctgtttatttttcatcttgtTGACTTCCTGCTTTGTCCCCAAAGGAATGTTTGAATCCGTGCTGCAACGCCACAACGTGCACGCTGAAAGGAGACGCCGTGTGCGCCCACGGACAATGCTGTGACAACTGCCAGGTGACACTTTTACTCATTAGCTTGACATTGACAAAagatcaaatcatttttatcaaTTGAgggttcattaaaaaaaattgattgtttgattttttttttttttctttttcccagcTCAAACCTCCAGGCACCATGTGTCGCGATTCCGGCAACTCCTGCGACCTCCCTGAGTTCTGCACGGGCGCCGCCTCCCACTGCCCGGCCAACGTTTACCTTCACGACGGCCACGCCTGCCACGCCGTGGAGGGTTACTGCTACAACGGCATCTGCCAGACCCACGAGCAGCAGTGCATCACCCTGTGGGGTCCAGGTCGATtgttgttctattttttttttttttttttatgtacctTGGCTTTTAAACAGCCCTCTTTGTGTCTTACGTTTGAACCTGTCCGTCTCGTGCGCAGGAGCCAAGCCAGCGCCGGGGATCTGCTTTGAGCGAGTCAACTCGGCGGGGGATCCTTACGGGAACTGCGGGAAGGATTCCAAAGGCTCCTTTGCTAAATGTGATGCTAGGTGGGTTTCTGCAGCTTCAAACCTCATGCTCAAGTTATTTTTATATCTATatctctttgtgtttttgtcgtCATATCCAGAGATGCAAAGTGCGGTAAAATCCAGTGCCAGGGCGGCGCCAACCGGCCAGTGATCGGCACCAACGCCGTTTCCATCGAAACTAACATCCCGCTCCAGGAGGGCGGTCGCATCCTGTGTCGAGGGACGCACGTTTACCTTGGGGACGACATGCCCGACCCGGGTCTGGTTCTGGCTGGCACTAAATGCGGAGACGGGAGGGTGAGTTCTCataaaatgcaacaaataatactaataattaaccaaaacattttttttctcctcttggCAGGTGTGTCTTAATCGCCAGTGTCAGAACGTCAGCATCTTCGGCGTGCACGAGTGCTCGGGAAAGTGCAACGGACGTGGGGTGAGTGCGAATTAGCCGCCGGCTCAATATTTAATGGGGCAGCATGTCTTACACTCTAATTGACTCTCGAGCAAGCCTCCCGTTTAATCAATGTAGTAATTTGGCAAATTAAAAGCGTGTTGTTGACATTATGTCCCACTTTATagcctccttttttttggtcttcttAGCAAAGTTTGTCAGAGCctaaattgattttaaaagctGTCCATCTCTGTTGAGTGAAATAATGACCCCTTAGCCGTCCTACCTTGGTGGCTAATATTTCCACGACTTTGTACGCTGGTTCTTACACAtggtaaaaagtaaaatatcaaataaaaaaaaataataataatgatacaaTAGACACTGCAGCGTCTACATTCTGCAGCACTCCCTTTCTTGTTCGAGCTTACTTGACATCGGCTATAGGAGGAGGCGAGCTTCGATTGGCTCTGGAGGAACATGAAGACATCAAGTTGCCGCTCATCAAACCTCCCTCGGTGTACCTCGCGAACATCCCGCATCCATCGTGTGTGCAGCTGCGCGACTCCCCCTCAGTCACCTCCCCGCTCCTCCCCTCAACATCACATTGACAGCTCACTCGGGAATCCGCCTGGATCGATGAGAAGCCCCCTCACGCTTACAAGGGCTGGACTCCCTTTGGCGcatgttttgtcatttcacaTGTGTTGagttactttttaaaatttgacattCCTGTGAATGACACAAAATAATCTCCCATGGCAATTTTGGCATCCTTCAACAAAATAGCAGCGCCAGCAATATTAAGCTCGCATTAGCAGGCGTTAGCCACAGTGGTAGCATGAGTTGTTTGTAATGGAGTGTTACCATAGTATTAAATATCagttaaaaatgcaaatatctAAAACTGTATTCTATCCCTTGCAGGTGTGCAACAACAAGAAGAACTGTCACTGCCAAGCACACTGGGCGCCGCCATTCTGCGAGGGCGCCGGCTTCGGCGGAAGCATCGACAGCGGCCCGACCAGACTGGCAGGTAGATTCCATTGCTCAGACACAGCTGTTATGTTTAACATCTTTTTCCCCGCGGTTACGCTTTGAATTTCTTGGAATAACACAACTCCCAATTGGCCACTCTGCTTTACTGAAGATTATGACTCATGGTGAAACGATGACTCGCTTTCAACGCTCTCCGCTCATGTCCCCCCGGTGTGGCCGTAGACGCGTGTGCATTGATGTGCGCTTTGTTGCATGTGGCGTCAGCCGACAGCGTGCTGGTCATCGTGAGCGTCCTGGTGGCCGCCAGCGGGCTGTTGCTGGCCAGCGGCCTCGTCTTCCTCAAGAGGAAGACCCTGCTGCGACTGCTCTTCACCCACAGGAAGAGCACTTTGGAGAAGCTCAGGTAAgaccacaaaaacacacttaaGACACACTGTCTGTGCTCTGTTTTCTTAGAAAAAAGAATACCAACAAGTATACCTGCCTCAATTGTGCAAGAAATTTCAAAAGCAGCACACCATTATTACCTactgttgttttaaatgtaaaacggatttattttccatgacAGACTCACACCACATAAAATATGTAGGTGATCTATCTGACCTTTTCATGACCTTTTACAGATCCATCGAGGCCAAGCGGCCCACCAGTCCAGCCAGGACCCAGTTCACGTGCAGACCAGGACCGCAACGCAAAGCTCCTCCCAAGCCCTGTGGACTGGGCGCCGGCATTTACAAGGTGAGTCCGAATGGAAACTAAATAGAAATATGAATGAGGTTGACAGAGACACATTCTGTTATGAGCTCCCAAAAGCTTCTTTAATGGCGAGCCAGCGGAGGTGATAAATGTTGGCAGCAGCCAATGAAAACGCATTTTAATAAGGACACTCGGAATTTGTTACCGACTGCTCTGGGATTTGATACAAGCATTTGTGTGAGTGAGGTTTCGTTGGGCCGTGTTGGAGCAGAGCGTCGACTTCTTGAACATCACCTCTAATGTTATAAACTTTTACGACATGCACTCGTTCACACAAGTGGATTCGTATGTACTCGACTCCTGATGTCATCGGGGATCATCGAGTTGTTGAGGACAAGCATGAGGTGAGGGAGGAAGATGGAAAAGAGATGTTTGGTGAGCAGGTGTTCAGGGCTGTGTCAGGTTGATGTCATCCGTTGAGGCCATTACATTGGATTCTGAATTTACAAAAGTGAGGTGGAGGGGTGTTGATATTAACGAGCAGGGGCCCCGGGATAGAACCCTGGGGAATACCTATTGTGAGCTGTGTAGTGGATGTGAAAGAGTTTCGATGACCGTAGTGTGGTCTCAGATGCAATTAATCATCTGCTTTACATTTATAGCAAAAACAAGGATCTCTGTGTCAATCACAAACCGATGTTGTGTTTTTCCGCCCAGCCGTCCCTCCTGAGTGCCGAGCCTCTTCTCCCGCCTCACAAGTTCCACTCGCACAGCCTGCGCCGCCTGCCGCTTTATCAGCCGCTGCACATCAGCCAGCCCATGCCCGTGTCGCTCAGCGTGGGCCAGCCCACCCTGCCTCCTCTGCCAGCCCGTCACAGGCTGCCAACAGCCGACCGTCGTGCCGATGCTTTCCCGCCGCCCGCCGTGCCGCCTTTCCTCAGTCTGCCCCGCCGGCCCGCGTCCTACCGACTGGGCCAGCAGGTATGCCTACAAaaatatccatttttttttagcatacCGTTTATAATGCATTTAAAACGCAtatttgaatacatttcaatttttggCAAATTGGCCAAGGATCCCCTGAGAAAAATAATGTCCAATTTAGTTgcaaaaaacaggaagtggtgtCTTGACTGTGCATTTGGGGATGAGTGAAATGCGAGCATGTTTAGAGCGAAACCACAGTTATAACAAATACTTTTCTTAATCGTCATTTTTACCATTTTACATCAAGCCATCATAACAAGTTAACTTCTGTCAGCCCTAAATGACCTCACTGGGCTCCAATACTCCCTCCCATCAATCAATTTTAAGAGCATAGGAAAGTGCCCCATTCTGCTCTGCATTCTGATTCCTTgcccaagaaaacaaaagacccGCCTCCTGATTACCACCTTGCTCCCCCTCCCTGGCCTCGGCAGACTTGCCGATTCAGCAATATTGAAAGCCAACGGGGAGAATAAATCGCTCTGTCTGCTTGAGTCGTTGCTCCAAATCCTAATTCGCTTTGTGTGTCTCATTTTTAAGACATTTGTATCGTGAGCGCGGTGATGATGCGAAACCTCTCGATAATTTCCCAAGATGCATCGAGGCGCGTGGACTTAATGCGCATTTAAGCCATCTGAAAGGTGGCCGTCTGCCTCCTAAAAAGGACGCGTGTCAAAACACGCCGCAGGTAGCACATTGGTCGGCTTCTAATCAAGCGGAGAGATGATGTGTCACACCTCGGATGAGAGATTCAATAAAAAGGGCGGCGAGGGCGAGCCGAGCTGCAACCCTCGAAGGAAAATGTGTTTAGCTGCTTATTGTGAGACGTGACTCCGCCTCTGTCACTGCTAATATTTGTGATTGGGAAAGGCTCCTTTGAAGGCCAATCACGTCTTTGTGCAGAACACTCGTTGCCTTGCCAGAACGCTCTGTCAGTGTTACAACCACGTATTGCATCAACGCTGAAgccagagaaagaaaaaaaatactgcctactttattgtcttttttttcattatctcACATTATCGTCCACCATTGAAAGTGCCATTAGCCTGTTAGCTGCAGTAATGTTAGTCACATATGCCCGCGAGCATTGTTCTACTGTCTGTCACTCTGTTgctgcaccgtttgtgttcCAAATATCCGTTGCCAAAAAGCTAACAAACCAAACTGCTCGGTCGTCCGCAGGACTTTGACAAGCCGAGTCCTCCTCAGAAGCCGCTTCCCGCCGACCCACTGAGCCGAAGCGCTCGCTTGGGTCATGGAACCTCCGCGTTGGGCCTTCACAATTCTGGAAGAGGACCGCTGCCCATCCCCATCCCCACCGTACCCAAACCACCACCCACCATCCCGTTACCGAGCAGGTCGGTCAGGACTTTATCGTTCGACGCCTAGTTGGCGTTTATAATGAGCTCGGTGGTTGCACTTAAATGTAGGactaataaaaatgtgatgttGTTGGTTTCAGACCTGCACCAGTGTTGCCCTACAGACCACCAAAGAGCCCCAAAAAATGCTGAGGAAGTCCCCCCAGGTGGAGGGAGTCTCTTTTATTTGCACTAATTCATTACCAGGGCTCCGTTGGACTGGTTACGTTACGCTTACAGTGGACGCCCAGAGGACTGGTTGTGAGTGACGCTTTTTGGACATTTGGAggcgaaaaagaaaaaaagatggtgCTCTCCCACTTAACGGTGCTCTATCTTGTCCTCGCTCAGGTACCTATggactatttattattttatttgtgcgCACGCTTCCGCACTAGGAAGATTGAACGTCTATGTCAGAGGTGTTTTATACATTTAGGaagcaaaatgtgtgttttataaTCTCAGATGCAAAGACAAAAGGGGAAGAACCAAGTCAGTTTGTtcgcctttaaaaaaaaaaaaaaaagcatgagaATTTAGTGACCAATtggatgaaaaatgaattaagacatttgaatttttttttccacgtgaTGCTGTTGTCACAAAGTAACGGATACATAATGGTACCAATTATTGTGGAGTTTACTGCcaagtgatgatgtcatctgtTTTTTCTGTGTCAGGCAGAATGTTCTTTTTGTCTCCACAGCCTTTTGGATGTTTCCTCCTTGAACTCCGTTTTGCTTTTTCCATCAGTGTTCAGTGATGCGTGTGAGTAGAAAAAGTCACAGTGTGCTCAATTCATGTTCAACTTTGCCTTATGGGCGTTTGTACATCCTAAATGTGtctgttgtttatttgcatAAAGGCAACAAAAGCCATTAAAAGTCATCGGATGTATGTGTGACTTCTGTTGTCAGTGTTTGTGGAATAGTAGAAACCCTATTGATGCACTACTATTATTCTTCCAAATCTCACAAGCCCTTGTCCCACACTGCCGCCTTGTGGAGAAGATAAGTTATTACACATCACAGCTACAACCTGTAAGTAAGCTTTCATATTTGCTGGACGGTCACTGGTGGTGGTAGAGGGTGTTAACAAAAAGTGCATAAACATGttctaaaatgtttatttccatgtcacagcaaacattcccaacattaacacatttttacacaattgcactgttttggttttgagGAAGCaacattgagaaaaaaaaatcaatcaaaacacCAATGTGAGGTCTGGATATCAAGAATAAGCAAAGTTGTTATTGATTAAGCAACCAAGGCCTCCAAAGCCTCTTTTACAAAACATAGCAGCAGGTTCTATACAAACAAAACCCATTAGGCGATGCCGCCAATCTTTTTTCCGAAAAGTATTTTTTACAACATGCGGACGTCGTGCACGTACATACCTGAATGCGGGATGCCCGCAATGTCACACCCTCACTGGGTTTTGCAGAAAGGCAAACGCTTGTCTTATGGCTCCAATGCCCCAAAATGGCTATCATTCAAATGCCATCATGTTCttttttg is a genomic window of Syngnathus acus chromosome 15, fSynAcu1.2, whole genome shotgun sequence containing:
- the adam12 gene encoding disintegrin and metalloproteinase domain-containing protein 12 isoform X1; its protein translation is MRIWRWRKNSGFVVSAVIWCLTSVIANADSTIYNTLGGSAGAERPSPAERHETTVPLLLTGRDSGPLSQLEPGVYPASLRLLVRAEGQQLVLLLEKNEGLFASHYTETHYRNGERVVTGARNSTMKNCYYHGEVQAHRNSDVTLSVCSGLRGFIALENKSLVIEPASGKSPDVHFIYRAEQLRLTSGDCGHGDNISSVTPDNDLQSPFRAFRERHKRDAQKTTKYVELIIVADNREFHKQGGDVEKVKLRLAEIANYVDKFYRALNIRVALVGLEVWSDHDKCPVTQDPFATLHEFLDWRKVKLLSQKPHDNAQLISGVYFQGTTIGMAPIMSMCTVEQSGGIVMDHSENPLGAAVTLAHELGHNFGMNHDTPERGCGCRMTVDRGGCIMTPSTGYPFPTVFSTCSKKDLAASLEKGVGMCLDNMPEVKVLYGGQKCGNGYVEEGEECDCGEPEECLNPCCNATTCTLKGDAVCAHGQCCDNCQLKPPGTMCRDSGNSCDLPEFCTGAASHCPANVYLHDGHACHAVEGYCYNGICQTHEQQCITLWGPGAKPAPGICFERVNSAGDPYGNCGKDSKGSFAKCDARDAKCGKIQCQGGANRPVIGTNAVSIETNIPLQEGGRILCRGTHVYLGDDMPDPGLVLAGTKCGDGRVCLNRQCQNVSIFGVHECSGKCNGRGVCNNKKNCHCQAHWAPPFCEGAGFGGSIDSGPTRLAADSVLVIVSVLVAASGLLLASGLVFLKRKTLLRLLFTHRKSTLEKLRSIEAKRPTSPARTQFTCRPGPQRKAPPKPCGLGAGIYKPSLLSAEPLLPPHKFHSHSLRRLPLYQPLHISQPMPVSLSVGQPTLPPLPARHRLPTADRRADAFPPPAVPPFLSLPRRPASYRLGQQDFDKPSPPQKPLPADPLSRSARLGHGTSALGLHNSGRGPLPIPIPTVPKPPPTIPLPSRPAPVLPYRPPKSPKKC
- the adam12 gene encoding disintegrin and metalloproteinase domain-containing protein 12 isoform X2 — its product is MKNCYYHGEVQAHRNSDVTLSVCSGLRGFIALENKSLVIEPASGKSPDVHFIYRAEQLRLTSGDCGHGDNISSVTPDNDLQSPFRAFRERHKRDAQKTTKYVELIIVADNREFHKQGGDVEKVKLRLAEIANYVDKFYRALNIRVALVGLEVWSDHDKCPVTQDPFATLHEFLDWRKVKLLSQKPHDNAQLISGVYFQGTTIGMAPIMSMCTVEQSGGIVMDHSENPLGAAVTLAHELGHNFGMNHDTPERGCGCRMTVDRGGCIMTPSTGYPFPTVFSTCSKKDLAASLEKGVGMCLDNMPEVKVLYGGQKCGNGYVEEGEECDCGEPEECLNPCCNATTCTLKGDAVCAHGQCCDNCQLKPPGTMCRDSGNSCDLPEFCTGAASHCPANVYLHDGHACHAVEGYCYNGICQTHEQQCITLWGPGAKPAPGICFERVNSAGDPYGNCGKDSKGSFAKCDARDAKCGKIQCQGGANRPVIGTNAVSIETNIPLQEGGRILCRGTHVYLGDDMPDPGLVLAGTKCGDGRVCLNRQCQNVSIFGVHECSGKCNGRGVCNNKKNCHCQAHWAPPFCEGAGFGGSIDSGPTRLAADSVLVIVSVLVAASGLLLASGLVFLKRKTLLRLLFTHRKSTLEKLRSIEAKRPTSPARTQFTCRPGPQRKAPPKPCGLGAGIYKPSLLSAEPLLPPHKFHSHSLRRLPLYQPLHISQPMPVSLSVGQPTLPPLPARHRLPTADRRADAFPPPAVPPFLSLPRRPASYRLGQQDFDKPSPPQKPLPADPLSRSARLGHGTSALGLHNSGRGPLPIPIPTVPKPPPTIPLPSRPAPVLPYRPPKSPKKC